The Caulifigura coniformis genome includes a region encoding these proteins:
- a CDS encoding glycerophosphodiester phosphodiesterase has protein sequence MNVRRFLGSLVVLGSALVALVGAHPASGGEKTPIILAHRGGAYEYEENTMEGFRACYERGIRGFETDVRMTKDGVLVILHDDTLDRTHNGTGSVEHKTAAELRDVTTKKKGQKMLFLDELLDYFADKPDVYIEWEMKVSNKDLYPNDRISEYCQKLYTAAEKKKAKGSVYVYSSFDERPLKAIDAIAPAAPMSLIAGKPCSAEFIQKAKAVGADRIACQINGSSRASIKEAQKAGLMVNGWPGRGAQDYQLAIGLGLDVHCTDVPVAVIAVKEQIDK, from the coding sequence ATGAACGTTCGACGGTTTCTCGGATCCCTCGTTGTCCTGGGCAGTGCCCTCGTCGCCCTCGTCGGCGCGCACCCTGCGTCCGGGGGGGAGAAGACCCCGATCATCCTGGCGCATCGCGGCGGGGCCTACGAATACGAAGAAAACACGATGGAAGGCTTCCGTGCGTGTTACGAGCGGGGAATCCGTGGCTTCGAAACCGATGTGCGGATGACGAAGGACGGCGTCCTCGTGATCCTGCACGACGATACTCTCGACCGCACCCACAACGGAACTGGTTCCGTAGAACACAAGACTGCGGCCGAGCTACGGGACGTGACGACGAAGAAGAAGGGACAGAAGATGCTGTTCCTCGACGAATTGCTCGACTACTTCGCCGACAAGCCGGATGTCTACATCGAGTGGGAGATGAAGGTCAGCAACAAGGACCTCTACCCCAACGACCGGATTTCCGAGTACTGCCAGAAGCTGTATACGGCTGCGGAAAAGAAGAAGGCGAAGGGCTCCGTCTATGTCTATTCCTCGTTCGATGAGCGCCCCCTCAAGGCGATCGACGCGATCGCTCCCGCTGCTCCGATGTCGCTGATCGCCGGCAAGCCCTGCTCGGCCGAGTTCATCCAGAAGGCCAAGGCCGTCGGCGCCGACCGCATCGCTTGTCAGATCAACGGATCGTCGCGGGCGTCGATCAAGGAGGCCCAGAAGGCCGGCCTCATGGTCAACGGCTGGCCGGGTCGCGGCGCGCAGGACTACCAACTCGCCATCGGCCTGGGACTCGATGTGCACTGCACCGATGTGCCGGTGGCGGTGATCGCCGTGAAAGAACAGATCGATAAGTAG